Within the Flavobacterium sp. 9R genome, the region TTTAAAAAAAAGCCACTTAAAAAAGTGGCTCTATAAATTATAAAAAAAGAACAATTACTTCATTCTCATTTTTCTCGCTAATAATGTATTTTGCAACAGCATTGCAATGGTCATTGGCCCAACACCACCAGGTACTGGAGTGATGAATGAGGATTTTTTACTTACCCCATCAAAATCAACATCGCCGGTGATTACATATCCTTTTGGGTGAGAAGCGTCTTCTACTCTAGTTATTCCTACGTCAATTACAACAACGCCATCTTTTACCATATCGGCTTTCAAATAATTTGGAACACCTAATGCGGTGATAATGATATCAGCATTTTTAGTAAATTCCTCAATATTTTTGGTTCTACTATGGGTTAAGGTAACGGTTGAATCACCTGGATTCCCTTTACGACTCATCAAGATACTCATCGGACGGCCTACGATATGACTTCTTCCAATTACAACTGTATGTTTCCCTACTGTATCAACTTTATAGCGCTCTAACAATTGCATAATTCCGAAGGGCGTAGCAGGAATAAAAGTATCCATATCTAAAGCCATTTTTCCGAAATTAGCTGGATGGAAACCATCTACATCTTTGTCAGGGTCAATTGCCATTAATATTTTTTGTTCATCAATATGTTTTGGCAATGGCAATTGCACGATATAGCCATCTAAATCATCATCTTCATTCAATTCTTTAATTTTCAACAACAACTCTGCTTCTGTAATACTTTCTGGCAAACTCACCAAAGTAGATTCAAAACCAATTTGCTGACAAGAACGCACTTTACTACCAACGTAAGTTAAACTAGCACCATCTGTACCTACAATTACTGCAGCCAAATGAGGCACTTTCTCCCCATTGTCTTTCATTTGTTGTACTTCAATGGCAATTTCTTTCTTAATATCTTCTGATGTTTTTTTTCCGTCTAGTAGTTGCATTTCTAAAAAAGGTTTCAGGTTTATTGTTTAAAATTTCAAGTAATTGAGACTTCTATTTTATTAAAGTAAAAAGTTTCAAGTTTAAGTATCAATTACTTGAAACCTGAAACTTGAAACTATCAGTATTATCTAGGCATTCCTCCAGGCATTCCTTTCATTCCGCCCATCATTTTCATCAAATTCTTTCCGCCTGGACCTTGCATCATTTTCATCATTTTGCTCATTTGGTCGAATTGCTTCATCAATTGATTGACTTGCTCCACTTTTGTACCAGAACCTTTTGCGATTCTAATCTTACGTTTGGCGTCGATTAGTGCTGGTTTGCTTCTTTCGCCAGGTGTCATAGAATGGATAATGGCTTCAATATGTTTGAACGCATCGTCTTCAATTTCGATATCTTTCATTGCTTTAGAAGCACCTGGTATCATTCCAACCAAATCCTTCATATTACCCATTTTCTTTACTTGCTGAATTTGGGTTAAGAAATCATCAAAACCAAACTCATTTTTAGCAATTTTCTTTTGTAATTTTCTAGCTTCTTCTTCGTTGAACTGCTCTTGCGCACGCTCCACCAAAGAAACAACGTCTCCCATTCCAAGGATACGTTCTGCCATACGAACAGGATAGAACACATCAATGGCGTCCATTTTTTCTCCTGTTCCTACAAACTTAATCGGTTTGTTTACAACAGTCTTGATAGACAATGCTGCTCCACCACGAGTATCACCATCTAATTTCGTCAAGATTACTCCATCAAAGTTTAGACGGTCGTTGAAGGTTTTTGCTGTATTTACTGCGTCTTGACCTGTCATCGAATCTACGACAAACAAGGTTTCTTGTGGCTGAATGGCTTTGTGAACGCGTTCGATTTCGTTCATCATTTCTTCATCCACAGCCAAACGACCTGCGGTATCGACGATTACAACATTGAATCCATTGGATTTGGCGTGTTTAATCGCATTTTGTGCAATCTCAACTGGATTTTTGTTTTCTGGTTCAGAATAGACCTCAACGGCTATAGAATCTCCAACAACATATAATTGTTGAATCGCTGCTGGACGATAAATATCACAAGCAACTAAAAGGACTTTTTTATTTTTTTTGGTTTGAAGATAATTGGCTAATTTTCCAGAGAAGGTAGTTTTACCAGAACCTTGCAAACCTGACATCAAAATTACGGATGGATTACCAGACAAATTGATTCCAGCAACATCACCTCCCATTAATTCTGTTAATTCGTCTTTGACCAATTTTACCAACAATTGTCCTGGTTGCAAGGTCGTTAATACGTCTTGACCAATGGCTTTTTCTTTAACTTTGGCTGTAAAATCTTTAGCAATCTTAAAGTTAACATCGGCATCTAGCAACGCACGACGAACTTCTTTTAAGGTATCGGCTACATTGACTTCGGTGATTTTCCCGTGACCTTTAAGAATATGGAACGCTTTATCTAACTTATCGCTTAAATTATCGAACATAATTTTCTATTTTTTTGAAATGCAAATATACTATAAAGGTTTAGAGGCACAAAGATTTGAACTTTAAACTTTGGAGATTTTAGACGTTTTTGGAAACTAAAAAAAGGTAATTGCAAATTCTTCAATTTTGCTTTTTGGTATGAATCCAAAAAAGCTTTATGCTAACTTCCTAGCCCCGATGGGAACGGCATACTCCTGACTTGTGACCAAACAAGGCAGGAGATATAGTGGACAGCGGGAAACCTGCCTACAAAAAAAGCCTATTGCCTCCGCTCCTAAAAAGTATTGTACGCTAGAACATAAGTGTCAACTCACTCAAAATCATTGCTATAACCAACCAAATTCAAAAAAACACAAAGAGTAAAAAAACAAGTCTTATGATTTTACTAAAAAATACCTAAGATATTCTTAAATAGCAAAACGCATTACGGAATTCGTATATATTTGCAGCTCATAATGGAAAAAAGATTTATTCATATGCGCTCAGTATTGATATGGCTTATTACGCTACTACTCTTTGTTGACACTACTGCACTTGCCAGTACAGGAGCGTATTCCTCTATTTCATTAAGCGATAAAAAGAGTAAACAAACTGTTTTGAATTATTTATCGACTACATCTAAAGATACAAACTCAGACTCACCGCTTGAAACAACAAATGATAGCGAACAAAACTCTGTAAACGAAATTGAGGATAGTTTCGAGACTTCCTTATTTCCTATTAGCTTTCATTATCAGCTACCCTTGGTTTTCAATTATAGAAAAATATCTGATAATTATATCCATATAGAGCCACGTCAGTGTCACCAAGATATTGTTCCTCCTCCTCCAAAAAATTAAATAATTATTACACTAAGTTGCTGTTTTGTTGTGCATCCTAAGCAAAAGGATTGTCGATAAAGCAGAAAAACACTGTACTTACTATTATTTAATTTTCATAAAAATGAACAAAATTATTTTGATTTTTGTCCTAGTTCTTGCTATTGGGACTACTTTCTCTTGCAACTCAAACAAAAGCGAAAAAATAGCTTTAGAAAAATACCCTACTACTAATCCTATTTTGGTAGACACCACTTTTACGATAGACCATGTAGCAGAAATACAATCCCTTCAAAATGTTGAGATTAGAACAAAAATTAATGGCTACATCGAAAAAATATACGTTGATGAAGGTAAACCTGTAAAAGCAGGCCAATTACTTTTCACCATAAGTAGCCAAACTTTACAAAAAGATGTTCTTAAAGCGAAAGCAATGGTCAAAAATGCTTTAGCTGAGGCAAAAACTGCAGAACTTGACTTGCAAAACATTAAAACACTAGCCAACAAAAACATTGTATCCAAAACAGAATTAGAGAAAGCACAAGCCGCTTATACAGCCGCTTTAGCTCGTATTGATGAATATCGAGCGAATCAATCTAGTGCAGAAATTCAAGTTTCATTGACAAAAATAAAAGCTCCTTTTGATGGTGTAATCAATCGAATTCCTTTCAAAATTGGAAGTTTAATCAATGAGGGAACGCTTCTTACCACAATATCCAATAACAGCTCTGTCTATGCCTATTTTAATGTATCCGAAAAGGAATACTTGCAATTTAAAGAGCAAAAAAAAGAGAATAACGCTGCAGATATTACTTTACTCTTAGCCAATAACAAAGCACATGCTTACAAAGGAAGCATTGAAACAATTGAAGGAGAATTTGACAAAACAACTGGAAACATAGCTTTTAGAGCCAAATTTCCAAACCCAGATTTACTATTAAAGCATGGGTCAAGTGGAAAAATTCAGCTGACCAATACTATAAAAAAAGCCTTGCTTATTCCTCAAAAAGCATCCTTTGAAATACAAGACAAAGTATACGTTTATGTAGTAGATGACAACAACATTGTACGCGCAAGAAATATTGAAATCAAACAACGCATTCAACACTTGTATGTAATCGAGTCGGGATTAAAAACATCGGACAGAATTATATATGAAGGCATTCAGAACTTGAAAGAAGGAGATAAAATATTCCCTGAAACCAAACGAATGCAAGAATTAATTTCAAAACTATAAAGTCTGTAGACTTAAAAAAAACAAAACAATGTACTCAAAATTTATACATAGACCTGTACTATCAATAGTTATCTCATTAATTATTGTTCTTTTAGGGGTATTGTCATTGACACAATTACCTATGACCCAATTCCCAGATATTGCTCCACCAGAAGTGACGGTTACCACTAAATATACTGGAGCAAATGCTGAAGCCTGTGTAAAAGCAGTGGTAACTACTTTGGAACGTGCTGTGAATGGTGTGCCTGGAATGGCTTATATGTCGTCTGTATCAGGAAACGACGGAACCAGTGTCATCAACATCATCTTTAAAGCGGGGACAGACCCAGAAATTGCCGCTGTCAACGTACAAAATAGAGTTTCTTCTGTTCTGGATGAATTGCCCGAAGAAGTAATTAAGTCTGGAGTAATTGTTGAAAAGGTACAAAACAGTATGCTGTTGTATCTTAACATATTAAGTTCAGACACCAATCTTGATGAAAAATTCCTATTCAATTTTGCTGATATCAATATCATACCAGAACTAAAGCGAATTGAAGGAGTGGGTTATGCCGATATAATGGGACAACGAGAATATGCAATGCGTGTTTGGCTCAACCCAGTAAAAATGGCTGCTTATAATATTTCGACCGAAGAAGTCATTCAAAATCTTAAGCAGCAAAACATAGAAGCGGCCCCTGGAAAAGTGGGCGAAAGCTCCGGAAAAATAGAACAATCCCTACAATATGTAGTAAAATATACTGGAAAATACAATACCAAAGAACAATATGAAAATGTAATCATAAAGCGTGATTTTCAGGGAGAACTGTTGCGATTGAAAGACATTGCCGATATAGAATTTGGCTCACTAGATTATGATGTTTTATCCAAAGAAAACGGAAAACCATCTGCTGCAATTGTTTTAAAACAACGTCCCGGGAGTAATGCAAGCGATGTAATTGAAAATATTAAAAATAAAATGGACGAGTTAAAGTCCTCTTTCCCGGCAGGAATATCATACACTTATAGTTATGATGTTTCCAATTTCTTGAACGCCTCTGTTGAAGGTGTACTTTATACCTTACTAGAAGCTTTTCTATTGGTTGCTTTAGTAGTTTTTATTTTCTTGGGAGACTTTAGGTCTACTTTGATTCCTGCTATAGCGGTACCCGTATCACTAATAGGTACTTTCTTCTTTATGCAACTCTTTGGGTTTAGTATCAATCTAATCACGCTTTTTGCATTGGTTTTAGCCATTGGAATTGTGGTAGACAATGCCATTGTTGTTGTGGAAGCCGTACACGCCAAAATGGAAGAAGAACATCTCAATCCAAAAGAAGCTACAGAAAGTGCTATGAAAGAGATTGGTGGAGCTATTATAGCGATTACTTTGGTAATGTCTGCTGTATTTATCCCGGTAGCCTTTTTACCAGGACCTTCAGGGGTATTTTTCAGACAGTTCTCTGTGACAATGGCTATCGCAATTGTACTTTCAGGTGTTATTGCATTAACATTGACACCCGCTTTGTGTGCTCTTATGCTAAAGAATACTCACAATCAAGAACGCAAAAATACCCTTATCAATCGCTTTATAGATGCCTTTAACGCTCGCTATAATTCAGTAGCAATACGATACCGAAAAATACTAGAGTACGTTGTGAATAGACGTGTAGTAACGGCCTTAGCGCTTGGTTTATTTTGCGTTGGAACTTTTGGAATTGGACAATTCTTACCAACTGGTTTTATTCCAAATGAAGACCAAGGAACCATTTATGCAAGTATCACAACTCCTTCAGGCGCCACATTAGAACGCTCTGAAAAAGTAGTAGATGCCATACAAGAAGCTGCTTTAAAAATAGAAGGTGTTGCCTCTGTTTCTACCTTAGCAGGCTACAATTTCCTTACCGATGGAACTGGTGCGTCATTCGGGATGAACTTAATTAGCTTAAAAAGCTGGAAAGAAAGAAAAGGAACGACAGACCAGGAAATAATCCAGAAGCTAAAAGAAGACACTAAAAACATCAAAGATGGTAAAATTGAATTTTTTACCCCTCCCCCTGTTCCTGGGTATGGAAACTCAAGTGGATTTGAATTGCGAATTCTAGATAAAACAGGCAAAAGTGATTTGAAAAAATTAGAAGAAGTAGCACGAAATTTTGCCTTAGAATTGAACAAAAATGAAGCAATAAAAAACACGTTCTCTTCTTTTGATGCAAGCTTCCCTCAATTCCTTGTAAACATTGACAATACCAAAGCTGCGCAAAAAGGGGTGGTAATAAGCGAAATTCTGAATACGCTACAAACCTATTTAGGAAGTGAATATGCCACCAATTTTATCAGATTTAATCAAATGTATAAAGTTATGGTGCAGTCCTCTCCTGAGTTCAGAACAAAGCCTGAGGATATTTTAAAGCTTTATACTAAGAACTCTCAAGGTGAAATGGTTGCGATGTCCTCCTTTTTATCCATTGAAAAAGTATATGGCCCGGAACAAATCACTCGCTACAATATGTATCCAGCAGCGATGTTAAACGGTGAACCAAAAGAGGGATTCAGTAGTGGGCAAGCCATTGCTGCTGTCAAAGCTGTTGCTAGCGAAAAACTTCCAAAGGGATACGGTTTTGACTGGGGTGGTTCTTCGCGAGAGCAAGCGAATGCTGGAAATGAAGCCATTTATATATTTCTTATTTGTTTACTATTTATTTACTTCTTGTTAGCGGCACAATACGAAAGTTTTCTTTTGCCACTGCCGGTGATTTTATCTTTGCCAACGGGAGTATTTGGAGCATTTTTCCTCTTGGTCGCATTGGGTTTAGAAAACAACATTTATGCTCAGGTCGCTATGGTAATGCTTATTGGACTACTAGGAAAGAATGCCGTATTAATTATTGAATTCGCCATTCTAAAACAAAAGGAAGGGTTAACTCCATTTCAAGCCGCCATAGAAGGAGCTCTAGCACGTTTGCGTCCTATTCTGATGACTTCGTTTGCATTTATTGCTGGCTTGCTTCCACTTATGCTTGCTTCGGGTGCTGGTGCCATCGGAAATAGAACTATTGGTACAGCAGCTGCTGGAGGAATGTTGTTTGGTACCATTTTCGGGATTCTAATTATTCCCGGGCTTTACTACATTTTTGCGAGTTTGACTTATAAAAATACAGCCGTAAAATAAATTTTATTCATTAAAGAATCAACTTCAAACAATTATGTTACAATTCAAAAGAATCGTTTTTTTCCTCATTATAACTCTTGGTCTTTTTGGATGCAAGACAACAAATAATGTAGCGGAACAACAACTTACGCCTTTACCCGCTACCTATTTGGAATCAAAAGATACGCTTAACAGTGCGAAGGTAAAATGGGAGCTATTTTACAAAGATGATAATCTAAAGAAACTGATTACCTCTGCCATCAACAACAATTACGATTTGCAGATTGCGATTCAAAAAATTGAAATTGCCCGTGCAGGAGTCCAATTCACTAAAGGAGCTCAGCTTCCTGTTTTGAGTGCCGGATTATCAGCCGCACAGCGCAAATTTGGATTGTTTACAATGGATGGCGCTGGAAACGCCAGTACAGATATTCAACCTGGAAGAGTAGTTCCAGAAAACCTACCTGACTACTTTGCGGGCTTCAATGCAAGCTGGGAAGTGGATGTTTGGGGGAAACTTCGCTCTAATAAAAAAGCCGCAGTTGCCCGCTTTAGTAGTTCTATAGAAGGTAGAAATGCCATTCAAACGGCATTAATTGCCGAAGTCGCTACGACCTACTTTGATTTACTAGCCTTAGACAATGAACTCGATATTATTCGAGAAACCATTACGTTGCAACAAGCTGCTCTTGAAATCATCAAGATAAAAAAACAAACGGGTATACTCAATGAATTGGCTGTAAAACAATTTGAAGGACAAGTCAACAATTCCAAAGGATTTGAGTTTAAAATACTACAACAAATTACCGTTGTAGAAAATAAACTTAACTTCCTCTGTGGTCAATTTCCGCAAACTATAATTCGAGACAAAACTAAATTCAACACCTTAGACCCTTCCATTGTTAACTTAGGTATTCCTTCGCAATTACTAACCAATAGACCCGACATCAGACAAGCAGAACTTACGCTACTTGCTACTAAATGTGATGTAAAAGCAGCAAAAGCAGCGTTTTATCCTAGCTTTACAATTACAGGAGCAGCGGGATTCCAAGCCTTTACTACTGGATTGCTTTTTCAATCTCCACAATCAATAGCATACACTATTCTTGGAGGAATGACTGCACCTCTCTTAAACAGAAGTGCTATTAAATCACAATTTAACACGACGAAAGCGAATCAAACTGAAGCATTACTCAATTATCAAAAGACAATACTGAACGGCTATATCGAAGTGTCCAATGAAGTGTCCAATGTAAAAAACTTGAATGAACTTTATGAACTAAAAAACAAAGAGGTTTCTTCGTATACACAGTCAACCGAAATTGCCAACGATTTGTTTAAATCCGGAAGAGCCACTTACTTAGAAGTATTATTAGTACAAAGAACTGCTTTAGACTCAAAAATTGAACTCATCATTACCAAAAAACTACAACATCAAGCCATTATCAATTTATATAAAGCTTTAGGTGGTGGAATAAACTAGTAAAACTTATCCTGCTAGTCATATTACTTTACACAACAAGGGCTTTAAGCCCTTGTTGTTTTTATACTAAA harbors:
- the ffh gene encoding signal recognition particle protein, which gives rise to MFDNLSDKLDKAFHILKGHGKITEVNVADTLKEVRRALLDADVNFKIAKDFTAKVKEKAIGQDVLTTLQPGQLLVKLVKDELTELMGGDVAGINLSGNPSVILMSGLQGSGKTTFSGKLANYLQTKKNKKVLLVACDIYRPAAIQQLYVVGDSIAVEVYSEPENKNPVEIAQNAIKHAKSNGFNVVIVDTAGRLAVDEEMMNEIERVHKAIQPQETLFVVDSMTGQDAVNTAKTFNDRLNFDGVILTKLDGDTRGGAALSIKTVVNKPIKFVGTGEKMDAIDVFYPVRMAERILGMGDVVSLVERAQEQFNEEEARKLQKKIAKNEFGFDDFLTQIQQVKKMGNMKDLVGMIPGASKAMKDIEIEDDAFKHIEAIIHSMTPGERSKPALIDAKRKIRIAKGSGTKVEQVNQLMKQFDQMSKMMKMMQGPGGKNLMKMMGGMKGMPGGMPR
- a CDS encoding TolC family protein, whose product is MLQFKRIVFFLIITLGLFGCKTTNNVAEQQLTPLPATYLESKDTLNSAKVKWELFYKDDNLKKLITSAINNNYDLQIAIQKIEIARAGVQFTKGAQLPVLSAGLSAAQRKFGLFTMDGAGNASTDIQPGRVVPENLPDYFAGFNASWEVDVWGKLRSNKKAAVARFSSSIEGRNAIQTALIAEVATTYFDLLALDNELDIIRETITLQQAALEIIKIKKQTGILNELAVKQFEGQVNNSKGFEFKILQQITVVENKLNFLCGQFPQTIIRDKTKFNTLDPSIVNLGIPSQLLTNRPDIRQAELTLLATKCDVKAAKAAFYPSFTITGAAGFQAFTTGLLFQSPQSIAYTILGGMTAPLLNRSAIKSQFNTTKANQTEALLNYQKTILNGYIEVSNEVSNVKNLNELYELKNKEVSSYTQSTEIANDLFKSGRATYLEVLLVQRTALDSKIELIITKKLQHQAIINLYKALGGGIN
- a CDS encoding bifunctional 5,10-methylenetetrahydrofolate dehydrogenase/5,10-methenyltetrahydrofolate cyclohydrolase → MQLLDGKKTSEDIKKEIAIEVQQMKDNGEKVPHLAAVIVGTDGASLTYVGSKVRSCQQIGFESTLVSLPESITEAELLLKIKELNEDDDLDGYIVQLPLPKHIDEQKILMAIDPDKDVDGFHPANFGKMALDMDTFIPATPFGIMQLLERYKVDTVGKHTVVIGRSHIVGRPMSILMSRKGNPGDSTVTLTHSRTKNIEEFTKNADIIITALGVPNYLKADMVKDGVVVIDVGITRVEDASHPKGYVITGDVDFDGVSKKSSFITPVPGGVGPMTIAMLLQNTLLARKMRMK
- a CDS encoding efflux RND transporter permease subunit; this encodes MYSKFIHRPVLSIVISLIIVLLGVLSLTQLPMTQFPDIAPPEVTVTTKYTGANAEACVKAVVTTLERAVNGVPGMAYMSSVSGNDGTSVINIIFKAGTDPEIAAVNVQNRVSSVLDELPEEVIKSGVIVEKVQNSMLLYLNILSSDTNLDEKFLFNFADINIIPELKRIEGVGYADIMGQREYAMRVWLNPVKMAAYNISTEEVIQNLKQQNIEAAPGKVGESSGKIEQSLQYVVKYTGKYNTKEQYENVIIKRDFQGELLRLKDIADIEFGSLDYDVLSKENGKPSAAIVLKQRPGSNASDVIENIKNKMDELKSSFPAGISYTYSYDVSNFLNASVEGVLYTLLEAFLLVALVVFIFLGDFRSTLIPAIAVPVSLIGTFFFMQLFGFSINLITLFALVLAIGIVVDNAIVVVEAVHAKMEEEHLNPKEATESAMKEIGGAIIAITLVMSAVFIPVAFLPGPSGVFFRQFSVTMAIAIVLSGVIALTLTPALCALMLKNTHNQERKNTLINRFIDAFNARYNSVAIRYRKILEYVVNRRVVTALALGLFCVGTFGIGQFLPTGFIPNEDQGTIYASITTPSGATLERSEKVVDAIQEAALKIEGVASVSTLAGYNFLTDGTGASFGMNLISLKSWKERKGTTDQEIIQKLKEDTKNIKDGKIEFFTPPPVPGYGNSSGFELRILDKTGKSDLKKLEEVARNFALELNKNEAIKNTFSSFDASFPQFLVNIDNTKAAQKGVVISEILNTLQTYLGSEYATNFIRFNQMYKVMVQSSPEFRTKPEDILKLYTKNSQGEMVAMSSFLSIEKVYGPEQITRYNMYPAAMLNGEPKEGFSSGQAIAAVKAVASEKLPKGYGFDWGGSSREQANAGNEAIYIFLICLLFIYFLLAAQYESFLLPLPVILSLPTGVFGAFFLLVALGLENNIYAQVAMVMLIGLLGKNAVLIIEFAILKQKEGLTPFQAAIEGALARLRPILMTSFAFIAGLLPLMLASGAGAIGNRTIGTAAAGGMLFGTIFGILIIPGLYYIFASLTYKNTAVK
- a CDS encoding efflux RND transporter periplasmic adaptor subunit, with translation MNKIILIFVLVLAIGTTFSCNSNKSEKIALEKYPTTNPILVDTTFTIDHVAEIQSLQNVEIRTKINGYIEKIYVDEGKPVKAGQLLFTISSQTLQKDVLKAKAMVKNALAEAKTAELDLQNIKTLANKNIVSKTELEKAQAAYTAALARIDEYRANQSSAEIQVSLTKIKAPFDGVINRIPFKIGSLINEGTLLTTISNNSSVYAYFNVSEKEYLQFKEQKKENNAADITLLLANNKAHAYKGSIETIEGEFDKTTGNIAFRAKFPNPDLLLKHGSSGKIQLTNTIKKALLIPQKASFEIQDKVYVYVVDDNNIVRARNIEIKQRIQHLYVIESGLKTSDRIIYEGIQNLKEGDKIFPETKRMQELISKL